From Spirosoma aerolatum, one genomic window encodes:
- a CDS encoding threonine synthase produces MNVALTSSLLGDLHCSQCGKTYDPFSRQTVSRCCQAPLLCDYVLDVGSVLPSDLASRPKSLWRYEELLPVIQPDNQVSLGEGFTPILTLNRLANHANLQHLLLKDEGLNPTGSFKARGLSMAISKAKENGEQACIIPTAGNAGVAMAAYCARAGMEAVVVMPRHTPDAFKEACRAYNARLIEVDGLINDCAAKVQEINQSGAYFDVSTLKEPYRLEGKKTMGFEIAEQLAWQLPDVIVYPTGGGTGLIGIWKAFDEMESLGWLPQHVTLPRMVAVQAESCCPIVTTWQGKQLNSKQYVGQPTLANGLAVPRPIGEPLILNTLLESGGTAIAVSDEDMVKGVRELARYEGLFVAPEGGAVWAATKKLLQQGWIQPNERVLLLNTGSGQSYLDNLKGKLTD; encoded by the coding sequence ATGAACGTAGCTCTTACATCATCATTATTAGGCGATCTACACTGTTCGCAATGTGGGAAAACCTACGACCCGTTTAGTCGGCAGACGGTGTCCCGATGCTGTCAGGCTCCTTTACTTTGCGACTATGTGCTGGATGTTGGCAGTGTATTGCCCAGTGATTTAGCCTCCCGGCCTAAATCGCTCTGGCGCTATGAAGAGCTTCTGCCTGTTATTCAGCCCGACAACCAAGTGAGCCTGGGTGAAGGGTTTACACCGATCCTGACCCTGAACCGACTGGCTAACCACGCTAATCTGCAACACCTACTGCTAAAAGATGAAGGGCTAAACCCGACGGGCTCATTCAAAGCGAGGGGGCTAAGTATGGCCATTTCGAAAGCGAAGGAAAACGGTGAACAAGCCTGTATTATCCCAACGGCTGGTAACGCTGGTGTGGCCATGGCGGCTTATTGTGCACGGGCCGGTATGGAAGCCGTGGTCGTGATGCCTCGCCATACGCCTGATGCCTTTAAGGAAGCCTGCCGGGCCTATAACGCCCGCCTGATTGAAGTGGATGGGCTGATTAACGACTGTGCAGCTAAAGTGCAGGAAATCAATCAGTCTGGTGCCTATTTCGACGTATCGACCTTAAAGGAACCCTATCGGCTGGAAGGGAAGAAAACGATGGGCTTTGAAATCGCGGAGCAGCTGGCGTGGCAGCTACCCGACGTGATTGTTTACCCAACGGGCGGAGGCACCGGCCTGATCGGCATCTGGAAAGCGTTCGATGAGATGGAATCGCTGGGGTGGCTTCCTCAGCACGTAACCCTGCCGCGCATGGTAGCCGTACAGGCTGAATCGTGTTGTCCCATTGTAACCACCTGGCAGGGCAAACAACTGAATAGTAAGCAGTATGTAGGTCAGCCAACGCTGGCCAATGGCCTGGCGGTTCCACGCCCAATCGGCGAACCACTTATTCTGAATACATTGCTGGAGTCGGGTGGAACCGCCATTGCCGTTTCGGACGAGGACATGGTAAAAGGTGTACGCGAACTCGCCCGATACGAAGGGCTTTTTGTAGCGCCAGAAGGCGGGGCTGTATGGGCGGCTACCAAAAAACTACTACAACAAGGCTGGATTCAGCCGAATGAACGGGTACTGCTCCTGAACACCGGGTCGGGACAGAGCTACCTGGATAATTTGAAAGGGAAGCTGACCGATTGA
- a CDS encoding LysR substrate-binding domain-containing protein, whose amino-acid sequence MLSSRHKIFMEVARLLSFTKASQTLFLSQSAISKHIKSLEYFYKTGLFERHGTSISLTPAGQTLYAKLLEAGQLQEELHQELQQINENFLPPTKLAVGSSTTISLYVLPPVLSAYLKRHTNIQINVLNRNSNNIQNALLAHDIDVGIVEVMTRINTLTYTPFMTDDVLAVCSARSPLRNRTVTVADLPTIPLALRENGSGTLAVVEDALNKQGLTIASLRILIRLGGTEALKNFVLADTCLAFLPKRAIMKELVAGELVEVPIRDLTLQRIFYFIQRKGTENNRLVSGFIQFALRYYSKRE is encoded by the coding sequence ATGCTTTCGTCAAGGCACAAAATTTTTATGGAAGTGGCTCGTCTGCTGAGCTTTACCAAAGCCAGCCAGACGTTGTTTTTGAGTCAGTCAGCCATCAGCAAACACATCAAATCGCTGGAATATTTTTACAAAACAGGATTGTTTGAGCGGCATGGCACCAGCATCAGTTTAACCCCAGCCGGGCAAACGCTCTACGCCAAGCTCCTGGAAGCCGGGCAGTTGCAGGAAGAACTGCACCAGGAGCTTCAGCAGATCAATGAAAATTTTCTACCACCCACCAAGTTAGCTGTCGGTTCCAGCACCACCATTAGCCTCTATGTGCTGCCGCCTGTGCTGTCGGCCTATCTGAAGCGGCATACCAATATCCAGATCAATGTTTTGAACCGTAACTCGAACAACATTCAGAATGCCTTGCTGGCTCACGACATTGATGTTGGCATTGTTGAGGTTATGACCCGGATCAATACCCTGACGTACACACCCTTTATGACCGATGATGTACTGGCGGTATGCTCGGCCCGGAGCCCTTTGCGAAACCGAACCGTTACCGTTGCCGATTTACCGACTATTCCGTTAGCCTTACGTGAAAATGGTTCAGGAACCCTCGCCGTTGTTGAAGATGCACTGAATAAACAGGGTCTTACCATCGCTTCATTACGAATCCTGATTCGATTGGGGGGAACCGAAGCCCTGAAAAACTTTGTCCTGGCCGATACCTGTCTGGCGTTTTTACCAAAGCGGGCCATTATGAAAGAACTGGTAGCGGGCGAGCTGGTCGAAGTTCCTATTCGAGATTTGACGCTCCAAAGGATCTTCTATTTTATTCAGCGTAAAGGCACCGAAAACAATCGACTCGTCAGCGGATTTATTCAATTCGCGCTCCGCTATTATTCCAAACGGGAATAA
- the surE gene encoding 5'/3'-nucleotidase SurE, whose product MSEQKPLILVTNDDGITSHGIRTLVDLMKQLGSVVVVAPNSPQSGMGHAITIANPIRLYPSDIFGDIPAYECSGTPADCVKLAKHHVLKDRSPDLVVSGINHGSNSSISILYSGTMSAAIEAAIEGIPAIGFSLSDFTRQPDFSHTHEHILTIARHVLQQGIQRGTALNVNFPARGPEPLKGIQICRQANAKWQEVFDERRDPHGRRYFWLAGDFVNFDTHAEDTDEYALANNYTSVVPCHYDLTAYSMMDELKNWKL is encoded by the coding sequence ATGTCTGAACAAAAACCACTGATATTAGTAACAAATGACGATGGGATCACTTCTCACGGCATTCGCACATTGGTCGATTTAATGAAACAACTTGGCTCAGTGGTTGTGGTAGCTCCCAACAGTCCCCAATCGGGTATGGGACACGCCATTACCATTGCCAATCCAATCCGGCTGTATCCGTCCGATATTTTTGGCGACATACCTGCCTATGAATGCTCGGGCACCCCTGCCGACTGTGTGAAACTGGCTAAACATCATGTGCTGAAAGACCGTTCGCCCGATCTGGTGGTCAGTGGGATCAATCACGGCAGCAATTCGTCGATCAGCATTTTGTATTCGGGGACGATGTCGGCAGCCATCGAAGCAGCTATAGAGGGGATACCCGCTATTGGTTTTTCGTTAAGCGATTTTACGCGGCAGCCCGATTTTTCGCATACACATGAGCACATCCTGACCATTGCCCGCCATGTGCTCCAGCAGGGTATTCAACGTGGTACGGCGTTGAATGTCAACTTCCCGGCCCGTGGACCTGAGCCACTGAAAGGCATTCAGATTTGCCGACAGGCCAACGCTAAATGGCAGGAAGTATTCGACGAACGACGTGACCCACACGGGCGTCGGTATTTCTGGCTGGCGGGCGATTTTGTCAATTTCGACACCCATGCCGAAGACACCGACGAATACGCCCTGGCCAACAATTATACCTCTGTTGTTCCCTGTCACTATGACCTGACCGCCTACAGCATGATGGACGAATTGAAAAACTGGAAACTCTAA
- a CDS encoding GH3 family domain-containing protein — protein MALLGSLLKSGIRLTNAVRLRKTNPFSQQRKAFRKLIQKAQFTEFGTTFHFNELLRAVEFGAHHEFYEKFKTNVPIHDYNKMFDGWWNRTLAGERNITWPGRVKYFALSSGTSEASTKYIPVTKAMSRAIQRASIRQILTLGKYQNLPATLYEKGYLMLGGSTNLNARQGHFEGDLSGITASQIPFWFQRFYKPGKEIAQERDWALKLDEITEQAADWDIGYVVGVPAWIQLLMEKIIARYNVKTIHDIWPNLMVFGHGGVSFEPYKAGFEKLLAHPITYIETYLASEGFIAFQTHPNAEGMQLVLNNGLFFEFIPFNEKNFSPDGELVENPQTLMIDEVEEGKEYALLISTCAGAWRYLIGDTIRFVDKRQAEIVITGRTKHFLSLCGEHLSVDNMNKAIELVSQELGISVREFTVAGVAHGTLFAHDWYIGTDDHVDPNLLRDRIDDKLKELNDDYAVERKHALKDISVTVLPAKTFYDWMESRGKMGGQHKFPRVLKKGLVKEWENFLKSER, from the coding sequence ATGGCTCTTTTAGGAAGTTTGCTCAAAAGTGGTATTCGGCTAACGAATGCCGTTCGGTTACGGAAAACGAATCCGTTCAGTCAGCAACGAAAAGCCTTTCGTAAACTCATTCAGAAAGCCCAGTTTACGGAATTTGGCACGACCTTTCATTTCAATGAATTGCTCCGGGCGGTCGAGTTTGGTGCCCACCATGAGTTCTACGAGAAATTCAAGACGAATGTACCTATCCACGACTATAACAAAATGTTCGATGGCTGGTGGAATCGCACACTAGCTGGCGAACGAAACATTACCTGGCCTGGACGGGTAAAATATTTTGCCTTAAGCTCGGGAACATCCGAAGCCTCTACAAAATACATTCCGGTAACGAAAGCCATGTCGAGGGCTATTCAGCGGGCTAGTATCCGGCAAATTTTGACATTGGGCAAATACCAGAACCTCCCGGCTACACTCTACGAAAAAGGCTATCTGATGCTGGGAGGCAGCACCAATCTGAATGCTCGCCAGGGGCATTTTGAGGGCGATCTGAGTGGGATTACAGCCAGTCAGATTCCGTTCTGGTTTCAGCGATTTTATAAGCCGGGTAAAGAAATAGCTCAGGAACGCGACTGGGCGCTGAAGCTGGACGAAATCACAGAGCAGGCAGCCGACTGGGATATTGGCTATGTGGTGGGCGTTCCGGCCTGGATTCAGTTGCTGATGGAGAAAATCATTGCCCGGTATAATGTAAAAACCATCCATGACATCTGGCCCAACTTAATGGTATTTGGCCATGGTGGCGTTTCGTTCGAGCCCTATAAGGCAGGCTTTGAGAAACTGCTCGCGCACCCCATTACTTACATCGAAACCTACCTGGCATCCGAAGGCTTCATTGCGTTCCAGACGCACCCCAATGCCGAAGGTATGCAACTAGTACTGAACAACGGCTTATTTTTCGAATTTATCCCCTTCAACGAAAAGAACTTCTCACCCGATGGCGAACTGGTGGAAAATCCCCAAACGCTCATGATCGATGAGGTTGAGGAAGGTAAAGAATATGCGCTGTTGATCTCGACCTGTGCGGGTGCCTGGCGTTATCTCATCGGGGATACGATTCGATTTGTCGATAAAAGACAGGCTGAGATCGTAATTACAGGCCGAACGAAGCACTTTCTGAGCCTGTGTGGCGAACACCTTTCTGTTGATAACATGAATAAAGCGATTGAACTGGTGTCGCAGGAATTGGGGATTTCGGTGCGTGAATTTACTGTGGCCGGGGTAGCGCATGGTACGCTCTTTGCTCACGACTGGTACATCGGAACCGACGATCACGTAGACCCTAACCTACTCCGCGACCGTATCGACGATAAACTCAAAGAACTCAACGACGATTATGCTGTTGAACGCAAACATGCCCTAAAAGATATTTCGGTGACTGTACTGCCCGCCAAAACCTTTTACGACTGGATGGAATCGCGAGGCAAAATGGGCGGCCAGCACAAATTTCCCCGCGTGCTAAAAAAAGGACTGGTGAAGGAGTGGGAAAACTTTTTAAAGAGCGAAAGATAG
- a CDS encoding LysE family translocator: MFLPILFGFLLGVALCLTFGTVFFALIQNSVDNGFRSGLKMVFGVIVGDIIFVIAALIGTSFIPKVQGFENLMAIVGVIFLVALGLVNIMKGTPRLAYPKTRLGNFVYYFTTGFFLNALNPVNFVAWVAIVAYIRSHLHYSDAQQYAFMIAALVGVFSTETALAYYANRLKRLFTPRVVKIFNRTTGVVFLIGAANIAYTRLLEPLSKAMNW; encoded by the coding sequence GTGTTCTTACCCATTCTCTTTGGTTTTTTATTGGGCGTTGCGCTGTGCCTGACCTTCGGAACTGTCTTTTTTGCGCTGATTCAGAATAGCGTCGATAATGGATTTCGATCGGGGCTAAAGATGGTGTTTGGTGTTATTGTAGGCGATATTATATTCGTCATTGCGGCCCTTATCGGGACTTCATTTATCCCCAAAGTACAGGGTTTCGAAAATCTCATGGCTATCGTTGGGGTGATTTTTTTAGTAGCTCTGGGGCTGGTGAACATTATGAAAGGAACGCCCCGGCTGGCCTATCCCAAAACCCGTTTGGGCAATTTTGTCTACTATTTCACAACGGGCTTTTTTCTGAACGCCCTCAATCCCGTCAACTTTGTAGCCTGGGTAGCTATCGTGGCCTATATTCGGTCGCACCTGCATTATTCCGATGCTCAGCAGTATGCCTTTATGATTGCGGCTTTGGTAGGTGTCTTTAGTACCGAGACAGCGCTGGCCTATTATGCCAACCGACTCAAGCGGTTGTTTACGCCCCGTGTTGTTAAGATTTTCAACCGCACTACTGGCGTAGTTTTCCTGATTGGGGCCGCCAACATCGCCTACACGCGCCTGCTGGAGCCCCTATCGAAGGCAATGAATTGGTAG
- a CDS encoding NUDIX domain-containing protein: protein METTENPWQTLNSSVKYENPWLTIRHEEVITPAGTPGIYGVVSFKNKAIGVVPIDSEGNTYLVGQYRYALNEYSWEIPEGGCPIGTDPLDSAKRELKEETGLEAAKWTKIARIHTSNSATDEEGFLYIAEELVQGEHEPEETEDLRVWKLPLAEAVNMVMSSQITDSLSVSGLLIVARLRGI, encoded by the coding sequence ATGGAAACAACCGAAAATCCCTGGCAGACACTTAATTCGTCGGTCAAATATGAAAATCCCTGGTTAACGATTCGTCATGAAGAGGTGATCACCCCCGCCGGAACACCCGGTATTTACGGCGTGGTCAGTTTTAAAAACAAAGCCATCGGGGTAGTCCCAATCGACAGCGAAGGAAATACGTATCTGGTTGGGCAATACCGCTATGCACTGAATGAATATTCCTGGGAAATTCCCGAAGGTGGTTGTCCAATCGGCACCGATCCACTCGATTCGGCCAAGCGTGAACTAAAAGAAGAAACGGGCCTGGAAGCCGCAAAATGGACCAAAATAGCCCGTATTCATACCTCGAACTCCGCGACTGACGAAGAAGGTTTTCTCTACATTGCCGAGGAACTGGTACAGGGCGAACATGAACCTGAAGAAACCGAAGATCTGCGCGTCTGGAAACTGCCACTGGCCGAGGCCGTCAATATGGTTATGAGCAGTCAGATTACGGATTCACTCAGTGTTAGTGGCCTGCTGATTGTAGCCCGGTTGCGGGGAATTTAA
- a CDS encoding amidohydrolase family protein, whose product MKKSALFVVALLTVSCALAQTTPPKRPLPIIDVHVHAMKVSPGFAVEMCPWFLRDMPGGDPTQNLQMRAFLNTDCVDPLQPAKSDEEMQKAVLATMERLNMTIVAYGDPQILRKWKKAAPDRVIPGIGVSSPNEMSVQAFTDSLSSGFYKVMGEVAPQYQGLSPSDMSLDGYFAAAEKLNIPVGIHMGTGGNGMANLTQAKYRASLGRPFLLEDVLARHPKLKIWVMHAGYPMLDEMIALMGANAYVYVDLAGFIWSYPQAEIHAYLKRLVQAGFGKRILYGTDFMMWPKLFEASISVIENADYLSFDQKRDILFNNAVRFFRLDANTLK is encoded by the coding sequence ATGAAAAAAAGTGCTCTGTTCGTTGTTGCCCTTTTGACAGTAAGTTGTGCTTTGGCCCAAACGACTCCGCCAAAGCGACCATTACCGATCATCGACGTCCATGTGCACGCGATGAAAGTAAGTCCTGGGTTTGCCGTCGAAATGTGCCCGTGGTTCCTGCGGGATATGCCCGGAGGAGACCCAACCCAGAATCTACAGATGCGGGCCTTCCTGAATACAGATTGCGTAGACCCCTTACAACCGGCCAAGTCGGATGAAGAAATGCAAAAAGCAGTCCTCGCTACGATGGAGCGGCTTAACATGACTATTGTTGCCTATGGCGATCCGCAGATCTTACGGAAATGGAAAAAAGCGGCTCCCGATCGGGTTATTCCGGGTATTGGGGTTAGCTCGCCCAATGAAATGAGTGTACAAGCCTTCACCGATTCGCTATCGTCCGGTTTTTATAAAGTGATGGGCGAAGTAGCTCCACAGTATCAGGGCCTTTCGCCAAGCGATATGTCATTGGATGGCTACTTTGCAGCCGCTGAAAAACTGAATATCCCCGTTGGTATCCATATGGGTACGGGAGGAAATGGTATGGCCAACCTGACGCAGGCGAAATACCGCGCTTCACTGGGACGCCCGTTCCTGCTCGAAGATGTGCTGGCCCGGCACCCGAAACTGAAAATATGGGTGATGCATGCTGGCTATCCGATGTTGGACGAAATGATTGCTCTTATGGGGGCCAATGCCTATGTGTATGTCGATCTGGCGGGTTTTATCTGGAGTTATCCGCAGGCTGAAATCCATGCCTATCTGAAGCGATTGGTGCAGGCTGGTTTTGGCAAACGGATTCTGTACGGCACCGATTTTATGATGTGGCCCAAGCTATTCGAAGCGTCGATTAGTGTGATCGAAAATGCCGACTATCTGTCGTTCGATCAGAAGCGAGATATTCTGTTCAATAATGCCGTTCGCTTCTTCCGGCTGGACGCCAATACGTTAAAGTAG
- a CDS encoding glycoside hydrolase family 31 protein, translating to MPRRLLSLLMLINLYSGLAVTAQPTDFRWESVAPGVWKAIVGQPDRITPLAVAGITPRIDRLKSLGEPAFPNALAGSSHQLVDGKTYLRFPLQKEEQLFGLGLNFKTVQQRGQIKTLHVDHYNGKDNGRTHAPVPFYVSSLGYGVLINSARYITVYAGTAVRTDSPNLPPEKDRNTQRDWSAQPYSDAVEILIPASGSDVYVFAGRTPMEVVQRYNLYNGGGVLPPKWGLGFTHRTPTLFSDKQILAEVADFEARGYPLSFVGLEPGWQSRSYPNSFVWDSTRFPKPQQFLDTLKQKEIRANLWINPYVSSHSPIFKDILPYTGSHMVWVGRVPDFTFPKAQALYKQLFTQQHLSIGISGYKVDEVDGYDHWLWPDVATFPSGIPAEQMRQIYGLQFQKMTDTWFRERNQRTYGLVRGSNAGASALPYVIYNDYYDHHDFITALCTSSFIGVLWTPEARSSKTSEEWLRRMQSVCFSPMAMLNAWADGTKPWTFADVAQDVKEVMQLRMQLLPYLYTTFAQYHFDGKPPIRAMHLVDGFSAVSQTTEGRLNSTDNPYAMAATKDLNDQFMLGDYMLVAPMFAGQSKRTVWLPAGKWYDFYTGQLVGEAQLIEISPGLSRIPLFVKDGGIIPMLPPRLHTPNKQETLSLTVRHYGTQEASWSLYDDDGETYDYERGVFTWTPLTVKRDRQGKLVGSWSRPRTPNFHYSSINWQFMTP from the coding sequence ATGCCCCGACGATTACTTAGCCTATTGATGCTGATAAACCTGTATTCTGGCTTAGCCGTAACCGCTCAGCCAACAGACTTTCGATGGGAATCAGTTGCTCCCGGTGTCTGGAAAGCCATTGTAGGACAGCCGGACCGAATCACACCGTTGGCCGTAGCAGGTATTACACCTCGTATCGACCGATTGAAATCATTAGGCGAACCTGCATTCCCGAACGCACTGGCCGGAAGTAGCCATCAGTTGGTCGATGGAAAAACCTATCTGCGCTTTCCTTTACAGAAAGAGGAGCAACTGTTTGGCCTGGGCCTTAACTTCAAAACCGTCCAGCAACGGGGGCAAATCAAAACCCTGCATGTCGATCATTACAATGGAAAAGACAATGGACGAACGCATGCTCCGGTACCTTTCTATGTGTCCAGCCTGGGTTATGGGGTGTTGATCAACTCGGCGCGATACATCACCGTGTATGCCGGTACAGCCGTTCGAACCGACAGCCCAAACCTCCCACCCGAAAAAGACCGGAACACCCAACGCGACTGGAGCGCCCAGCCTTATTCCGATGCAGTCGAAATACTAATCCCGGCTTCCGGTTCCGACGTATACGTCTTTGCGGGCCGTACGCCCATGGAGGTTGTCCAGCGGTATAATCTGTATAATGGCGGTGGGGTGTTACCACCAAAATGGGGTCTGGGCTTCACGCATCGAACCCCAACGCTGTTTTCCGACAAACAGATTCTGGCTGAAGTAGCCGATTTCGAAGCCAGAGGGTACCCACTGAGTTTTGTCGGGCTGGAACCTGGCTGGCAATCCCGCTCCTATCCAAATAGTTTTGTCTGGGACAGTACCCGATTTCCAAAGCCGCAGCAATTTCTGGACACCCTAAAGCAAAAGGAGATTCGGGCCAATTTATGGATCAACCCCTACGTTTCGTCGCATTCGCCCATTTTTAAGGACATCCTGCCGTATACGGGCTCACATATGGTTTGGGTTGGGCGCGTGCCCGATTTTACGTTTCCGAAAGCACAGGCATTATATAAACAGTTATTTACCCAGCAACACCTGTCGATAGGCATTTCGGGGTATAAAGTCGATGAGGTCGATGGATACGATCATTGGCTCTGGCCGGATGTAGCTACGTTTCCGTCGGGGATTCCAGCCGAGCAGATGCGCCAGATTTACGGGTTACAATTCCAGAAAATGACCGATACCTGGTTTCGGGAACGTAATCAGCGAACGTACGGACTGGTTCGAGGCTCCAATGCTGGGGCTTCGGCGCTGCCTTACGTGATCTATAACGACTACTACGACCACCACGACTTCATTACGGCCCTATGTACCAGCAGCTTTATCGGTGTGTTATGGACTCCCGAAGCACGTTCATCCAAAACATCGGAAGAATGGCTCCGGCGGATGCAGTCGGTTTGTTTTTCGCCAATGGCCATGCTAAATGCCTGGGCCGATGGGACTAAACCCTGGACATTTGCCGATGTAGCGCAGGACGTTAAAGAAGTCATGCAGCTTCGCATGCAGCTACTCCCCTATCTGTACACCACCTTCGCGCAATACCATTTCGACGGAAAACCACCCATCCGCGCCATGCACCTTGTAGATGGATTTTCGGCCGTTTCGCAAACGACAGAAGGGCGGTTGAATTCGACCGATAACCCCTACGCCATGGCCGCTACCAAAGACCTGAATGACCAGTTCATGCTTGGCGATTATATGTTGGTAGCACCCATGTTTGCCGGTCAATCCAAACGGACGGTATGGCTGCCTGCGGGTAAATGGTATGATTTCTATACCGGGCAATTGGTGGGTGAGGCTCAGCTTATCGAAATTAGCCCCGGCCTTTCACGGATTCCGTTGTTTGTAAAAGATGGCGGAATTATTCCCATGCTTCCACCCCGGCTGCATACCCCCAACAAGCAGGAGACACTTTCCCTGACGGTACGCCATTATGGAACCCAAGAAGCGAGCTGGTCACTTTACGATGACGACGGCGAAACCTACGACTACGAACGGGGTGTATTCACCTGGACACCTTTAACCGTAAAGCGGGATCGACAAGGTAAACTCGTCGGTAGCTGGAGTCGGCCCAGAACACCCAACTTTCATTATTCATCTATCAACTGGCAATTCATGACCCCGTAG
- a CDS encoding cation diffusion facilitator family transporter, producing MSASQQTKYRWMGISLGLSITLLILKFTAYFLTYSTAILSDAVESIVNVIASGFAFYSIYLAGQPRDLNHPYGHGKIEFLSSGFEGAMILSAGIVIIWQAILSYFEPKVLTNLDWGFVLVGITAAANAFVGWMLIRSGRQTDSAALTADGKHLLTDTFSSIVVMVGVALVALTGQHWIDSTLSLGISLVIIYNGFQITRQSVARLMDETDIPTMNRVVELLNTNRDRNWIDVHNLRVQKYGADLHIDCHLTLPYYWELTRVHDEVHHFEDTLKDGFDAEVEIFVHTDPCMQDCCHYCQVANCPVRGSAFISDVEWTAENLRLNQKHFVPPTILTNPGLAS from the coding sequence ATGAGTGCCAGTCAACAAACAAAATACCGCTGGATGGGCATCTCGCTGGGGCTGAGTATTACCCTGCTGATTCTAAAGTTCACGGCTTACTTTTTAACGTATTCAACGGCGATTCTGTCGGATGCGGTCGAATCGATTGTAAACGTGATTGCTAGCGGATTTGCCTTTTATAGCATCTATCTGGCCGGGCAACCGCGTGACCTGAACCACCCATACGGACACGGGAAAATCGAATTTCTGTCGTCCGGTTTCGAGGGGGCTATGATCCTGTCGGCCGGGATTGTCATTATCTGGCAGGCCATTCTGAGTTATTTTGAACCTAAAGTGTTAACCAATCTCGACTGGGGCTTTGTCCTGGTAGGCATTACGGCGGCAGCCAATGCGTTTGTCGGCTGGATGCTCATCCGTTCGGGTCGGCAAACCGATTCGGCAGCCCTCACGGCCGATGGCAAACACCTGCTCACAGATACATTTAGTAGTATTGTCGTCATGGTGGGCGTGGCCCTGGTGGCGCTCACGGGTCAACATTGGATCGATAGCACACTGTCGTTAGGCATATCGTTGGTAATCATTTACAACGGTTTCCAGATTACCCGCCAGTCGGTAGCCCGGCTCATGGACGAAACCGACATCCCGACCATGAACCGGGTGGTTGAGTTGCTCAACACCAACCGGGATCGCAACTGGATCGATGTCCATAACTTACGTGTACAGAAATACGGGGCCGACCTCCACATCGACTGCCACCTGACCCTCCCCTATTACTGGGAGTTGACCCGGGTACACGATGAGGTACACCATTTCGAGGATACGTTGAAGGATGGGTTTGACGCTGAAGTAGAAATCTTTGTGCATACGGACCCCTGTATGCAGGATTGTTGCCATTACTGCCAGGTTGCCAACTGCCCGGTGCGGGGGTCGGCGTTTATCAGCGATGTGGAATGGACGGCCGAAAACCTCCGGCTGAATCAGAAGCATTTTGTGCCACCAACCATACTGACCAATCCCGGTCTGGCATCCTAA
- a CDS encoding Uma2 family endonuclease produces MSELLLQILDAPQAPLILQKVQAILDEERKKRYAFYEWLDEDKKAEFINGEVVVHSPALDRHNSAMLLLATLLTVYVNDRQLGYVRAEKALVELTRNSYEPDICYFGPAKAAQIMPDQLYYPAPDLVVEVLSKSTEKIDREIKFADYAAHRVAEYWIIDPLRRTIEQYGIDADTLEYALTGLFGLKETITSQTLSGFSIPVRAVFDETANILALRNLLIN; encoded by the coding sequence ATGTCTGAACTACTATTGCAAATTTTAGATGCTCCCCAGGCCCCGCTTATTCTTCAGAAAGTGCAGGCTATTCTGGATGAGGAGCGCAAGAAACGGTATGCTTTTTATGAATGGCTGGACGAAGATAAAAAAGCTGAGTTTATCAATGGTGAAGTCGTAGTGCATTCACCGGCTCTGGACCGCCACAACTCGGCAATGCTACTATTGGCTACGTTGCTGACTGTTTATGTAAATGACCGCCAGTTAGGGTATGTTCGGGCTGAAAAAGCACTAGTTGAACTGACGCGCAATAGCTACGAGCCAGACATTTGCTATTTTGGACCCGCCAAGGCTGCGCAGATTATGCCCGATCAGCTCTATTATCCCGCCCCGGATCTGGTGGTCGAAGTGTTATCGAAGAGTACCGAAAAAATTGACCGCGAAATCAAGTTTGCCGATTATGCAGCTCATCGTGTAGCTGAATACTGGATCATTGACCCGCTACGCCGAACTATTGAGCAGTATGGCATTGATGCCGATACGCTGGAATACGCATTGACGGGATTGTTTGGGTTGAAAGAGACTATTACCAGCCAAACATTATCAGGCTTTTCGATTCCGGTTCGGGCTGTATTCGATGAAACGGCAAACATCCTTGCCCTGCGAAATCTGCTCATCAACTGA